Proteins co-encoded in one Streptomyces sp. NBC_01283 genomic window:
- a CDS encoding heavy-metal-associated domain-containing protein — protein sequence MSAQTELPQAETTGSCCSPSGSCHSDGTAATPQGAVTTVYEVTGMTCGHCEGAVSGEISEIAGVSSVKAVAATGLVTVVSEAPLDEAAVRAAVDEAGYELAGVSKA from the coding sequence ATGAGCGCCCAGACCGAGCTCCCGCAGGCAGAGACGACCGGCTCCTGCTGCTCCCCCAGCGGTTCCTGCCACTCCGACGGCACCGCCGCGACGCCGCAGGGTGCCGTGACGACCGTGTACGAGGTGACCGGCATGACCTGTGGTCACTGCGAGGGTGCCGTCTCCGGTGAGATCTCGGAGATCGCCGGCGTCAGCTCCGTCAAGGCGGTGGCGGCCACCGGCCTGGTGACCGTGGTCTCCGAGGCCCCGCTGGACGAGGCAGCGGTCCGCGCCGCCGTCGACGAGGCGGGCTACGAGCTCGCCGGTGTCAGCAAGGCCTGA
- a CDS encoding MarR family transcriptional regulator: protein MTDRKLWSYKEIAAHIRVQPDTVRSYRKHGLLPDPDHVESGKPYWYADTIRAWVAARPSNRGRRD, encoded by the coding sequence ATGACCGACCGAAAGCTCTGGTCGTACAAGGAGATCGCCGCACACATCCGGGTGCAGCCCGACACCGTGCGCTCCTACCGCAAGCACGGTCTGCTCCCCGACCCCGACCACGTGGAGTCGGGCAAGCCCTACTGGTACGCGGACACCATCCGCGCCTGGGTGGCCGCGAGGCCGAGCAACCGCGGGCGCAGGGACTGA
- a CDS encoding helix-turn-helix domain-containing protein, translated as MPIGAVTPVLGEHDGDLAGIEMLLAPWAAFALQRARRMLAAGRIQTETAAACGFYDQAHPSGEFRAMTGCTPREFAAVRRTLRGPGCDPPSSDRLADEPTSLIQA; from the coding sequence GTGCCGATCGGCGCGGTGACGCCGGTGCTCGGCGAGCACGACGGCGACCTCGCGGGCATCGAGATGCTGCTCGCCCCGTGGGCCGCCTTCGCCCTCCAGCGGGCGCGGCGGATGCTGGCGGCGGGGCGCATCCAGACGGAGACGGCAGCGGCCTGCGGGTTCTACGACCAGGCTCATCCGAGCGGCGAGTTCAGGGCCATGACGGGCTGCACGCCGCGCGAGTTCGCCGCGGTCCGGCGCACGCTCCGGGGCCCCGGCTGCGACCCGCCCTCGTCCGACCGGCTCGCGGACGAGCCGACGAGCCTGATCCAGGCCTGA
- a CDS encoding sugar phosphate isomerase/epimerase family protein, whose amino-acid sequence MTTLSRIRIGSAPDSWGVWFPEDPGQVPWSRFLDEVADSGYEWIELGPYGYLPSDPAVLTAETQRRGLKVSAGTVFTGLHHGPAVWDKTWAHVSDIAALTQAMGAEHLVVIPSFWRDDKTGEVLEDRTLTPEQWRQLTRQTERLAHEVRERYGLRVVVHPHADTHIDDEQNVTRFLDATDSGLVSLCLDTGHYAYCGGDNVKLIETYGERIGYLHLKQVDPAVLAEVRAQEMPFGPAVARGVMCEPPTGVPAIEPVLAAAQKLGVDLFAIVEQDMYPCPPDKPLPIARRTRSYLRSCGA is encoded by the coding sequence ATGACGACGCTGTCACGCATCCGGATCGGCTCGGCACCCGACTCGTGGGGGGTGTGGTTCCCCGAGGATCCGGGCCAGGTCCCCTGGAGCCGCTTCCTCGACGAGGTGGCGGACTCCGGATACGAGTGGATCGAGCTCGGCCCGTACGGCTATCTGCCGAGCGATCCGGCCGTCCTGACCGCCGAGACCCAGCGGCGCGGCCTGAAGGTGTCGGCCGGGACGGTCTTCACGGGCCTGCACCACGGCCCCGCCGTCTGGGACAAGACCTGGGCCCACGTGTCCGACATCGCCGCGCTCACCCAGGCGATGGGCGCCGAGCACCTCGTCGTCATCCCCTCCTTCTGGCGGGACGACAAGACCGGCGAGGTCCTGGAGGACCGCACGCTCACCCCGGAGCAGTGGCGTCAGCTCACGCGCCAGACCGAGCGCCTGGCGCACGAGGTGCGCGAGCGGTACGGCCTGCGCGTGGTCGTCCACCCTCATGCCGACACGCACATCGACGACGAGCAGAACGTCACCCGCTTCCTGGACGCGACCGACTCCGGCCTCGTCTCGCTCTGCCTGGACACGGGCCATTACGCCTACTGCGGCGGCGACAACGTCAAGCTGATCGAGACGTACGGCGAGCGCATCGGCTATCTGCACCTCAAGCAGGTCGACCCGGCCGTCCTGGCCGAAGTGCGGGCCCAGGAGATGCCGTTCGGGCCCGCCGTGGCCCGGGGCGTGATGTGCGAGCCGCCGACCGGGGTGCCCGCCATCGAGCCGGTCCTCGCGGCGGCCCAGAAGCTGGGCGTCGACCTGTTCGCCATCGTCGAGCAGGACATGTACCCGTGCCCGCCGGACAAGCCGCTGCCCATCGCCCGCCGCACCCGCTCGTATCTGCGCTCCTGCGGCGCCTAG
- the iolC gene encoding 5-dehydro-2-deoxygluconokinase — protein sequence MGRIGVDLYPLQAGVALADVSAFGKFLGGSASNVAVAASRLGRRVAVVTRTGEDPFGDYLHRELRQFGVDDRWVSGVPGLPTPVTFCEVFPPDDFPLYFYRQPKAPDLEMYEKELDLDAITSARVFWMTGTGLCAEPSRSATLAALRRRAKAGLTVFDLDWRPMFWERADEARGFYAQALAQATVAVGNIDEVEIATGVREPEAAARALLDSGVELAVVKQGPKGVLAMNRAGERAEVPPLPVTVLNGLGAGDAFGGALCHGLLSGWELERIMRYANAAGAIVASRLECSSAMPFPDEVDAALVAGAVTRD from the coding sequence ATGGGCCGGATCGGGGTGGATCTGTACCCCCTGCAGGCCGGGGTGGCTCTCGCCGACGTCAGCGCCTTCGGCAAGTTCCTGGGCGGCTCGGCGTCGAACGTCGCCGTCGCCGCGTCCCGGCTCGGCCGCCGGGTCGCCGTCGTCACGCGCACCGGAGAGGACCCCTTCGGGGACTATCTGCACCGAGAGCTGCGGCAGTTCGGCGTCGACGACCGGTGGGTGAGCGGGGTCCCGGGCCTGCCTACCCCGGTGACCTTCTGCGAGGTCTTCCCGCCGGACGACTTCCCGCTCTACTTCTACCGGCAGCCCAAGGCGCCCGACCTGGAGATGTACGAGAAGGAGCTCGACCTCGACGCCATCACGTCCGCACGGGTGTTCTGGATGACGGGTACGGGGCTCTGCGCCGAGCCCAGCAGGTCGGCGACGCTGGCCGCACTGCGCCGGCGGGCGAAGGCGGGGCTCACCGTCTTCGACCTCGACTGGCGGCCGATGTTCTGGGAACGGGCGGACGAGGCGCGGGGCTTCTACGCCCAGGCGCTCGCCCAGGCCACGGTCGCGGTCGGCAACATCGACGAGGTCGAGATCGCTACGGGCGTACGGGAACCGGAGGCCGCCGCCCGCGCGTTGCTGGACTCCGGCGTCGAACTCGCCGTGGTCAAACAGGGCCCCAAGGGGGTCCTCGCGATGAACCGTGCGGGCGAGCGCGCCGAGGTGCCGCCGCTGCCCGTGACGGTGCTCAACGGCCTCGGGGCCGGGGACGCCTTCGGCGGGGCGCTGTGCCACGGACTGCTCTCCGGCTGGGAGTTGGAGCGGATCATGCGGTACGCCAACGCAGCGGGGGCGATCGTCGCCTCCCGGCTCGAATGCTCGTCCGCGATGCCGTTCCCGGACGAGGTCGACGCGGCGCTCGTCGCGGGAGCCGTGACCCGTGATTGA
- a CDS encoding deoxyribose-phosphate aldolase produces MIDLAELVRTRARHPEAIAEAAARRARRPLLGDSGRLMIIAADHPARGALSVGGDRLAMANRGDLLERLCVALSRPRVDGVLATADILEDLLLLGALDGKVVMGSMNRGGLAGASFELDDRFTGYRAEDIDRLGFDAGKLLLRVDHDDPGSLATLYSSARAVDAMAARKLPVFVEPFLCRRAPDGGPPRNDLSAEAVTTSIAIASGLAGTSAYTWLKVPVTENPDDMARVMETSTLPAVLLGGDLGDDSDAAYEKWRGALQLPTVHGLVAGRTLLYPADGDVAGAVDTAVGLL; encoded by the coding sequence GTGATTGACCTCGCCGAACTCGTCAGGACCCGGGCCCGGCACCCCGAGGCCATCGCCGAAGCCGCCGCCCGGCGCGCCCGGCGCCCGCTCCTCGGCGACAGCGGACGGCTGATGATCATCGCCGCCGACCATCCCGCGCGGGGCGCGCTCTCCGTCGGCGGGGACAGGCTGGCCATGGCCAACCGCGGGGACCTGCTCGAACGGCTCTGCGTGGCGCTCTCGCGGCCTCGCGTGGACGGCGTGCTCGCCACCGCCGACATCCTTGAGGACCTCCTGCTGCTCGGCGCCCTCGACGGCAAGGTCGTCATGGGGTCGATGAACCGCGGTGGGCTCGCGGGGGCCTCCTTCGAGCTGGACGACCGGTTCACGGGATACCGGGCCGAGGACATCGACCGGCTCGGTTTCGACGCCGGGAAGCTTCTGCTGCGGGTCGACCACGACGATCCCGGCTCCCTGGCCACCCTGTACTCCAGCGCCCGCGCCGTCGACGCCATGGCCGCCCGGAAACTGCCCGTCTTCGTCGAGCCGTTCCTCTGCCGCCGCGCCCCCGACGGCGGGCCGCCGCGCAACGACCTGAGCGCCGAGGCCGTCACCACGTCCATCGCGATCGCGTCGGGGCTCGCCGGGACGTCGGCGTACACCTGGCTGAAGGTCCCCGTGACGGAGAATCCGGATGACATGGCGCGCGTCATGGAGACCTCGACCCTGCCCGCCGTCCTCCTCGGAGGTGACCTCGGTGACGACAGTGATGCCGCGTACGAGAAGTGGCGCGGGGCGCTCCAACTGCCCACCGTGCACGGCCTCGTCGCCGGGCGCACGCTGCTCTACCCGGCCGACGGTGATGTGGCGGGCGCCGTCGACACCGCCGTCGGACTGCTGTAG
- the iolB gene encoding 5-deoxy-glucuronate isomerase: MTYVPRGSAAEGPYALELDPKQSGLVYSALRVVDIEPGTTHSFATGESEWIVLPLTGGCTVHVEGEIIELLGRQSVFSGVSDFAYVPRDAQIQIASGAGGRFALAGAKCERRLPARYGSAPEVSVEHRGSGTCAREVRNFASADAFDCDRLIAVEVITPGGNWSSYPPHKHDEHRPGIEAELEEIYYFEIEPGQGGQDGFGYQRVFPSRPGGTDVLAEVRTGDAVLVPDGWHGPSIAQPGHSMYYLNVMAGPGEEREWRICFHPDHTEGYR, encoded by the coding sequence ATGACGTACGTACCGAGGGGCAGCGCGGCCGAAGGCCCCTATGCCCTCGAACTCGACCCGAAGCAGTCAGGTCTGGTCTATTCCGCGCTGCGCGTGGTCGACATCGAACCCGGCACCACACACTCCTTCGCCACCGGGGAGAGTGAATGGATCGTGCTGCCCCTGACCGGCGGCTGTACGGTGCACGTGGAAGGCGAGATCATTGAACTGCTGGGCCGGCAGAGCGTGTTCAGCGGAGTGAGCGACTTCGCCTACGTGCCTCGTGACGCCCAGATCCAGATCGCCTCCGGCGCGGGAGGCCGCTTCGCCCTGGCAGGAGCGAAGTGCGAGCGTCGACTCCCCGCCCGCTACGGCTCCGCGCCGGAGGTTTCCGTCGAGCACCGCGGCAGCGGCACCTGCGCCCGCGAGGTCCGCAACTTCGCGTCCGCCGACGCCTTCGACTGCGACCGGCTCATCGCCGTCGAGGTGATCACGCCCGGCGGCAACTGGTCCTCGTACCCGCCGCACAAGCACGACGAGCACCGCCCCGGCATCGAGGCCGAGCTCGAAGAGATCTACTACTTCGAGATCGAGCCCGGCCAGGGAGGGCAGGACGGCTTCGGATACCAGCGGGTCTTCCCCTCGCGCCCCGGCGGCACCGACGTCCTCGCCGAGGTCCGGACGGGGGACGCCGTGCTCGTCCCCGACGGCTGGCACGGGCCCTCGATCGCCCAGCCGGGGCACAGCATGTACTACCTGAATGTGATGGCCGGTCCCGGGGAGGAGCGGGAGTGGCGGATCTGCTTCCACCCCGATCACACGGAGGGATACCGATGA
- the iolD gene encoding 3D-(3,5/4)-trihydroxycyclohexane-1,2-dione acylhydrolase (decyclizing): MTSTIRLTTAQALVRFLARQHTERDGERQRLIGATWGIFGHGNVAGIGQALVEYGDEMPFHQGRNEQAMVHAAVGYARQSGRLSTHAVTTSIGPGATNLVTGAALATINHLPVLLLPGDTFATRPADPVLQQLEVPYAGDVSVNDCLRPVSKYFDRVTRPEALIPAALAAMRVLTDPAATGAVTLALPQDVQAEAYDWPEEFFAERVWGVRRQAPDPRELAAAARAVREARRPLIVAGGGVHHSAAEEALRDLADATGIPVASTQAGKGSLRFDHPADVGGIGHTGTATADELARTADLVIGVGTRYSDFTTASGTLFTEPGVRFLNLNVTAFDGHKMAGTPLIADARAGLEGLTGALEGWRVPPAYVAEYTEDKVRWEQRVDAAYATDEPDVRPTQLQVLGLLDALVTDEDVLINAAGSLPGDLHKLWRTRSPRQYHVEYGYSCMGYEIPASIGVALAAPGRPVWALVGDGTYLMMPTEIVTAVQENIPVKVVILQNHGYASIGGLSESVGGERFGTAYRFRAPDGTYTGAPLPVDLAANAASLGMRVIRAKTVADLRDALAEARAADGPTCVYVETETADTVSPPPPAQAWWDVPVAETADRPSAVEARKEYDRHVSARRRHL; the protein is encoded by the coding sequence ATGACCTCGACGATCAGGCTGACCACCGCGCAGGCCCTCGTCCGCTTCCTCGCCCGGCAGCACACCGAGCGCGACGGCGAGCGGCAGCGGCTGATCGGCGCGACCTGGGGAATCTTCGGGCACGGCAACGTGGCGGGCATCGGCCAGGCCCTCGTCGAGTACGGCGACGAGATGCCCTTCCACCAGGGCCGCAACGAACAGGCCATGGTGCACGCCGCCGTCGGGTACGCCCGACAGTCCGGCCGCCTGTCCACGCACGCCGTCACCACCTCCATCGGCCCCGGCGCCACCAACCTCGTCACGGGCGCCGCGCTCGCGACCATCAACCACCTCCCGGTGCTCCTGCTGCCCGGCGACACCTTCGCGACCCGCCCCGCCGACCCGGTGCTCCAGCAGCTCGAAGTCCCCTACGCGGGCGACGTGTCGGTCAACGACTGCCTGCGCCCGGTGTCGAAGTACTTCGACCGCGTGACCCGCCCCGAGGCCCTCATCCCGGCCGCGCTCGCCGCGATGCGCGTGCTCACCGACCCGGCCGCCACCGGAGCCGTCACGCTCGCGCTGCCGCAGGACGTGCAGGCGGAGGCGTACGACTGGCCGGAGGAGTTCTTCGCGGAGAGGGTGTGGGGCGTACGCCGTCAGGCGCCCGATCCGCGTGAACTGGCCGCCGCCGCGCGGGCCGTGCGCGAGGCGCGGCGCCCGCTGATCGTCGCGGGCGGCGGGGTCCACCACAGCGCGGCCGAGGAGGCGCTGCGGGACCTCGCGGACGCGACCGGCATCCCCGTCGCCTCCACCCAGGCGGGCAAGGGGTCCCTGCGGTTCGACCACCCGGCGGACGTCGGCGGCATCGGGCACACGGGCACGGCCACCGCCGACGAGCTGGCCCGCACCGCCGACCTGGTGATCGGCGTCGGCACCCGCTACAGCGACTTCACCACCGCGTCCGGCACGCTCTTCACCGAGCCCGGCGTCCGCTTCCTGAACCTCAACGTCACCGCGTTCGACGGCCACAAGATGGCGGGTACGCCCCTGATCGCGGACGCGCGCGCCGGTCTCGAGGGTCTGACCGGCGCCCTGGAGGGGTGGCGCGTGCCGCCCGCGTACGTCGCCGAGTACACCGAGGACAAGGTGCGCTGGGAGCAGCGGGTCGACGCTGCGTACGCGACGGACGAACCGGACGTACGGCCCACCCAGCTCCAAGTCCTCGGTCTGCTGGACGCGTTGGTGACGGACGAGGACGTGCTCATCAATGCCGCCGGGTCTCTTCCCGGAGATCTCCACAAGCTGTGGAGGACGCGCTCGCCCCGGCAGTACCACGTCGAGTACGGCTACTCCTGCATGGGATACGAGATCCCCGCCTCGATCGGGGTGGCCCTCGCGGCACCGGGCCGGCCGGTCTGGGCGCTGGTGGGCGACGGGACGTATCTGATGATGCCCACCGAGATCGTGACGGCCGTCCAGGAGAACATTCCGGTCAAGGTCGTGATCCTGCAGAACCACGGGTACGCGTCCATCGGCGGGCTCTCCGAGTCCGTGGGCGGCGAGCGGTTCGGCACCGCCTACCGCTTCCGGGCGCCGGACGGGACGTACACCGGGGCCCCGCTGCCCGTGGATCTCGCGGCCAACGCGGCCTCGCTCGGGATGCGTGTGATTCGCGCCAAAACAGTGGCTGACCTGCGGGATGCCCTTGCGGAGGCGCGGGCGGCCGACGGTCCCACATGTGTCTACGTGGAGACGGAAACGGCAGACACAGTGTCGCCCCCGCCCCCGGCGCAGGCGTGGTGGGATGTGCCCGTGGCCGAGACCGCGGACCGACCGTCGGCGGTCGAGGCCAGGAAAGAGTACGACCGGCACGTCTCAGCCCGACGCCGCCACCTGTGA
- the mmsA gene encoding CoA-acylating methylmalonate-semialdehyde dehydrogenase, with amino-acid sequence MTKTVNHWIGGKTVEGASGMHGPVTDPATGAVTTQVAFASVEEVDAAVASAREAYATWGKSSLAKRTSVLFAFRALLDANRDAIAELITAEHGKVHSDALGEVARGLEIVDLACGITVQLKGELSTEVASRVDVSSIRQPLGVVAGITPFNFPAMVPMWMFPLAIACGNTFVLKPSEKDPSAAMKIAELLSEAGLPDGVFNVVHGDKVAVDALLEHPDVAAVSFVGSTPIARYIHTTATANGKRVQALGGAKNHMLVLPDADLDAAADAAVSAAYGSAGERCMAISAVVAVGSIGDELVAKIKERAEKIKIGPGNDPTSEMGPLITAAHRDKVASYVTGAAAEGCEVVLDGTGHTVDGFEDGHWIGLSLLDRVPVSAAAYKDEIFGPVLCVLRVDTYEEGVALMNASPFGNGTAIFTRDGGAARRFQLEIEAGMVGVNVPIPVPVGYHSFGGWKDSLFGDHHIYGNDGTHFYTRGKVITTRWPDPSDAPEGVDLGFPRNH; translated from the coding sequence ATGACGAAGACCGTCAACCACTGGATCGGTGGCAAGACTGTCGAGGGCGCGTCGGGTATGCACGGCCCGGTGACCGACCCCGCGACCGGCGCCGTCACCACGCAGGTCGCCTTCGCCTCCGTGGAGGAGGTGGACGCCGCCGTCGCCTCCGCGCGTGAGGCGTACGCCACGTGGGGCAAGTCGTCGCTCGCCAAGCGCACCTCGGTGCTCTTCGCCTTCCGCGCGCTGCTCGACGCCAACCGTGACGCGATCGCCGAGCTGATCACCGCCGAGCACGGCAAGGTGCACTCGGACGCGCTCGGCGAGGTCGCCCGCGGCCTGGAGATCGTGGACCTGGCCTGCGGGATCACGGTCCAGCTCAAGGGCGAGCTGTCGACGGAGGTCGCCTCGCGCGTGGACGTCTCGTCCATCCGCCAGCCCCTTGGCGTCGTCGCGGGCATCACGCCCTTCAACTTCCCGGCCATGGTGCCGATGTGGATGTTCCCGCTGGCCATCGCGTGCGGCAACACCTTCGTCCTGAAGCCTTCGGAGAAGGACCCCTCGGCCGCGATGAAGATCGCGGAGCTGCTCTCCGAGGCCGGCCTGCCGGACGGCGTCTTCAACGTCGTGCACGGCGACAAGGTGGCCGTGGACGCGCTCCTTGAGCACCCGGACGTGGCGGCCGTCTCCTTCGTCGGCTCCACCCCGATCGCCCGCTACATCCACACCACCGCGACCGCCAACGGCAAGCGCGTCCAGGCCCTGGGCGGCGCCAAGAACCACATGCTGGTCCTGCCGGACGCCGACCTCGACGCGGCGGCCGATGCGGCCGTCTCGGCGGCGTACGGCTCCGCGGGCGAGCGCTGCATGGCCATCTCGGCCGTCGTCGCGGTCGGCTCGATCGGCGACGAGCTGGTCGCGAAGATCAAGGAGCGGGCCGAGAAGATCAAGATCGGCCCCGGCAACGACCCGACCTCCGAGATGGGCCCGCTGATCACCGCGGCCCACCGCGACAAGGTCGCCTCGTACGTCACCGGCGCGGCGGCGGAGGGCTGCGAGGTCGTCCTGGACGGCACAGGACACACCGTCGACGGCTTCGAGGACGGCCACTGGATCGGGCTCTCGCTCCTGGACCGTGTGCCGGTCTCGGCCGCCGCGTACAAGGACGAGATCTTCGGCCCCGTGCTGTGCGTCCTTCGCGTCGACACGTACGAGGAGGGCGTGGCGCTGATGAACGCCTCTCCCTTCGGCAACGGCACCGCGATCTTCACGCGTGACGGTGGCGCCGCGCGCCGCTTCCAGCTGGAGATCGAGGCGGGCATGGTGGGCGTCAACGTCCCGATTCCCGTGCCGGTCGGCTACCACTCCTTCGGTGGCTGGAAGGACTCCCTCTTCGGAGATCACCACATCTACGGAAATGACGGGACGCACTTCTACACCCGCGGCAAGGTCATCACCACGCGCTGGCCGGACCCGTCGGACGCGCCGGAGGGCGTGGACCTGGGCTTCCCGCGCAACCACTGA